In Kwoniella pini CBS 10737 chromosome 4, complete sequence, one DNA window encodes the following:
- a CDS encoding tubulin alpha-1A chain, which translates to MREVISVHVGQAGVQIGNACWELYTLEHGLSPDGRLIEGSPHGGDDGFSTFFSETGSGKHVPRSLYVDLEPNVVDEVRTGTYRSLFHPETMITGKEDAANNYARGHYTIGKELVDNVLDQVRKLADNCSGLQGFFVFHSFGGGTGSGFGALLMERLSTDYGKKSKLEFSVYPAPKMSTSVVEPYNSVLTTHTTLEHSDCSFMVDNEAIYDICRRNLGITSPSFTNLNRLIAQVVSSITASLRFDGSLNVDLNEFQTNLVPFPRIHFPLATYAPVVSAEKAFHESNSVSEMTISCFESNNQMVKCDPRQGKYMACCLLYRGDVVPKDVNAAVANVRTKRTIQFVDWCPTGFKLGICNEPPALVPGGDLAKVSRSLCMLSNTTSIATAWARLDNKFDLLYSKRAFVHWYVGEGMEEGEFSEAREDLAALEKDYEEVGIDSVDVEEEEGEY; encoded by the exons ATGCGAGAGGTTATCAGT GTTCACGTTGGTCAAGCTG GTGTTCAAATCGGTAATGCTTGTTGGGAGCTTTACACCCTGGAACACGGTTTGAGC CCCGATGGAAGACTCATTGAGGGTTCTCCTCACGGTGGTGATGATGGATTCTCTACTTTCTTCTCTGAGACCGGTAGTGGAAAACATGTTCCAAGATCTCTCTACGTTGATCTCGAACCAAATGTAGTTGATGAAGTTAGAACTGGTACTTACCGAAGTCTTTTCCACCCTGAAACTATGATCActggtaaagaagatgctGCGAACAATT ACGCTCGTGGTCACTACACCATTGGAAAAGAGCTTGTTGACAACGTACTTGATCAAGTTCGAAAACTCGCCGATAACTGTTCAGGTCTTCAAGGTTTCTTCGTCTTCCACTCTTTCGGTGGTGGAACAGGTTCAGGTTTCGGAGCTCTTTTGATGGAAAGACTTTCAACTGATTACGGAAAGAAATCCAAACTCGAATTCTCTGTCTACCCCGCCCCCAAGATGTCTACTTCTGTCGTTGAACCTTACAACTCCGTCTTGACAACCCACACCACCCTTGAACACTCTGATTGTTCATTCATGGTTGACAACGAAGC CATATATGACATCTGCCGAAGAAACTTGGGTATCACCTCCCCATCGTTCACAAACCTTAACAGATTGATCGCTCAAGTCGTATCGTCCATCACTGCTTCTCTTAGATTCGATGGTTCCCTTAACGTCGATTTGAACGAATTCCAAACTAACTTGGTACC ATTCCCTCGAATCCATTTCCCTCTCGCCACCTACGCCCCAGTCGTATCCGCTGAGAAGG CCTTCCACGAATCCAACTCCGTATCTGAGATGACCATCTCTTGTTTCGAGTCCAACAACCAGATGGTCAAATGTGACCCTAGACAAGGAAAATACATGGCCTGTTGTTTACTTTACCGAGGAGATGTTGTCCCCAAGGATGTCAACGCCGCTGTCGCCAACGTCCGAACCAAGCGTACCATCCAATTCGTCGACTGGTGTCCTACTGGTTTCAAACTTGGTATCTGTAACGAACCTCCTGCTCTCGTTCCAGGTGGTGATCTCGCCAAAGTCTCGCGATCCCTTTGTATGCTTTCCAACACTACCTCCATCGCTACTGCATGGGCTCGTCTCGACAACAAATTCGACTTGCTCTACTCTAAGCGAGCATTCGTCCACTGG TACGTTGGTGAAGGtatggaagaaggtgaattctCTGAGGCACGAGAAGACTTGGCAGCTTTGGAGAAAGATTACGAGGAAGTTGGAATCGACTCTGTCgatgttgaagaggaagagggTGAATACTAG